In a single window of the Pyxidicoccus xibeiensis genome:
- a CDS encoding DUF2378 family protein, producing MTSSEKLVFTQTVEALFVRALENRLTPACREHLRRAGLDLDQKLERTYTLEQWKEFLRIAAGHVYGGVPAEAAYYSLGERFMDAYFGTFFGRALLGVVRLAGPRRMLLRTDMGFRAGNNFSEVEIVERSPTMLELRMNDVLADLPTFASGLLARAVELCGGWRAVAVPEEFDGTSATFHIRWSEVPVEAALSAAGDGSGASRPRV from the coding sequence ATGACTTCTTCCGAGAAGCTGGTTTTCACTCAAACGGTCGAGGCACTTTTCGTGCGTGCCCTCGAAAACCGTCTCACCCCGGCGTGCCGAGAGCACCTGCGCCGGGCAGGGTTGGACCTCGACCAGAAGCTGGAGCGGACCTACACCCTGGAGCAGTGGAAGGAGTTCCTGCGCATCGCCGCGGGTCACGTCTATGGCGGCGTCCCCGCCGAGGCCGCGTACTACTCGCTGGGCGAGCGCTTCATGGATGCCTACTTCGGGACGTTTTTCGGCCGGGCCCTCCTGGGCGTCGTCCGGCTGGCCGGCCCGCGCCGCATGCTCCTGCGCACGGACATGGGCTTTCGCGCCGGCAACAACTTCAGTGAGGTCGAAATCGTCGAGCGTAGCCCGACGATGTTGGAGCTGCGGATGAATGATGTCCTGGCGGACCTGCCCACCTTCGCGTCCGGGCTGCTGGCCCGGGCGGTGGAGCTGTGCGGCGGGTGGCGGGCGGTGGCCGTGCCGGAGGAGTTCGACGGCACCTCGGCCACGTTCCACATCCGCTGGTCGGAAGTTCCCGTCGAGGCCGCGCTGAGCGCCGCCGGGGACGGCTCGGGCGCGTCGCGGCCCCGGGTGTAG
- a CDS encoding LysR family transcriptional regulator, protein MSALHARRPRRPAPALAVAAAPAPPAAADLAGINLNLVVALDALLTEANVTRAAQRLGVTQSAMSHSLRQLRELLGDALLIRGRGGMMRTPRAEQLAAPLHRGLLELQRALRSEPTFEPRTATRRFTLATGDYFAAALLPELLGLLGNEAPGVDLVIRHLIPDAVTSLLESGEAELAVGAFPDSHLSLRQQKLFTEDFVCVVRKGHPAARKGLDLETYLRLPHVLISPRGEGAGAVDTALAKLGRSRRIGLRLPYFLTAPLALTRSDYILTAPRRLVEPFAGTWPLQLLPPPIALRSFDVLQFWHERFDSDPAHRWLRGMVARAAWCPPCQPGGFSPGVRGKQPS, encoded by the coding sequence ATGAGCGCCCTTCATGCCCGTCGCCCCCGGCGGCCCGCCCCGGCCCTCGCCGTGGCCGCCGCCCCCGCGCCGCCCGCCGCCGCGGACCTCGCCGGCATCAACCTCAACCTGGTGGTGGCGCTGGACGCGCTGCTCACCGAGGCCAACGTCACCCGGGCCGCGCAGCGCCTGGGCGTCACCCAGTCGGCCATGAGCCACTCCCTGCGGCAGCTTCGCGAGCTGCTCGGGGATGCGCTGCTCATCCGCGGCCGGGGCGGAATGATGCGCACGCCCCGGGCGGAGCAGCTCGCCGCGCCCCTCCACCGGGGGCTGCTGGAGCTCCAGCGGGCGCTGCGCAGCGAGCCCACCTTCGAGCCCCGCACCGCCACCCGCCGCTTCACCCTGGCGACGGGGGACTACTTCGCCGCCGCGCTGCTGCCGGAGCTGCTCGGCCTGCTGGGCAACGAGGCCCCCGGGGTGGACCTGGTCATCCGCCACCTCATCCCCGACGCGGTGACCTCCCTGCTGGAGAGCGGCGAGGCGGAGCTCGCCGTGGGGGCCTTCCCCGACTCCCACCTCTCCCTGCGCCAGCAGAAGCTCTTCACCGAGGACTTCGTCTGCGTCGTCCGCAAGGGCCACCCCGCCGCGCGGAAGGGGCTGGACCTGGAGACCTACCTGCGCCTGCCCCACGTCCTCATCAGCCCCCGGGGCGAGGGCGCCGGGGCGGTGGACACGGCGCTGGCGAAGCTGGGGCGCTCGCGGCGCATCGGCCTGCGGCTGCCCTACTTCCTCACCGCCCCCCTGGCGCTGACCCGCTCGGACTACATCCTCACCGCCCCCCGCCGCCTGGTGGAGCCCTTCGCCGGGACCTGGCCCCTCCAGCTCCTCCCGCCCCCCATCGCCCTCAGGTCCTTCGACGTCCTCCAGTTCTGGCACGAGCGGTTCGACAGTGACCCAGCCCACCGCTGGCTGCGGGGCATGGTGGCCCGGGCAGCCTGGTGCCCCCCGTGTCAACCCGGCGGGTTCTCACCCGGAGTGCGCGGGAAGCAACCTTCCTGA
- a CDS encoding NmrA family NAD(P)-binding protein has protein sequence MSIVINTPNGNIGRPLVLRLLEAGRSVTVISRSADKVADLVKRGAKLVEGSTDDAAVLDRALAGAEALFWLSPPAVRPDFLAWTQESARTAAKAVKAHGVKRVVVLSSIGAHNGPGTGPVGALLGVEEAFKAVCPDVTSLRPGFFMENLLRDAGTVAKTGSLFMPLPRDKALPFVAVRDIAAKAAEVLLDAGWKGHRYVGVHGPADITYGQLGPILTEALGRPVRYVQVTLDDARKAMLDVGMPAFAVDLYIEMYGAAIKGGLDPAEPRSAQTTTPTTLAQWAREVLKPAVEQAASAAA, from the coding sequence ATGTCCATCGTCATCAACACCCCCAATGGAAACATCGGCCGTCCCCTCGTGCTGCGCCTGCTGGAGGCGGGCCGCTCCGTCACCGTCATCAGCCGGAGCGCCGACAAGGTGGCGGACCTGGTGAAGCGCGGCGCGAAGCTGGTGGAGGGCAGCACCGACGACGCGGCGGTGCTGGACCGCGCGCTGGCGGGGGCGGAGGCGCTGTTCTGGCTGTCGCCTCCGGCGGTGCGGCCGGACTTCCTGGCCTGGACGCAGGAGTCGGCGCGCACGGCCGCGAAGGCGGTGAAGGCGCACGGCGTGAAGCGCGTGGTGGTGCTGTCCAGCATCGGCGCGCACAACGGCCCGGGCACCGGCCCGGTGGGGGCGCTGCTGGGCGTCGAGGAGGCCTTCAAGGCGGTGTGCCCGGACGTCACCTCCCTGCGGCCGGGCTTCTTCATGGAGAACCTGCTGCGCGACGCGGGCACGGTGGCGAAGACGGGCTCGCTGTTCATGCCGCTGCCGCGCGACAAGGCGCTGCCCTTCGTGGCGGTGAGGGACATCGCGGCCAAGGCGGCCGAGGTGCTGCTGGACGCGGGCTGGAAGGGGCACCGCTACGTCGGCGTGCATGGCCCGGCGGACATCACGTACGGGCAGCTGGGGCCCATCCTCACGGAGGCGCTGGGCCGTCCCGTGCGCTACGTGCAGGTGACGCTGGACGACGCGCGCAAGGCCATGCTGGACGTGGGCATGCCCGCGTTCGCGGTGGACCTGTACATCGAGATGTATGGCGCGGCCATCAAGGGCGGCCTGGACCCCGCCGAGCCCCGCTCCGCGCAGACCACCACGCCCACCACGCTGGCGCAGTGGGCGCGCGAGGTGCTCAAGCCCGCGGTGGAGCAGGCCGCCTCCGCCGCGGCTTGA